A segment of the Mangrovimonas sp. YM274 genome:
AAGATATCTCCAGCATTTTGAAAGCCCATCAATTTCTTTTGGAGATCCAAACCATTAATGCCACTCCCAAGGATTACAAAAACATAGACGAACAATATCAAGCCATTTTTGGTGAATATGGTATTTATGAGCAAACCGTTCCGCTTCAGATTGCTTATGGAAATTTTCTGGCCTTTTACAAACATGATCCCGAAACCGCCAGTAAATTCCTAAAAAAATCACTTCAATTGGAGCTTTCAGATTTCCAAGAAGCTACTGTAAAATTAAAACTTGCCGATATTTTGGTGTATCAGGAAAAATTCAACGAGGCTTTGATTTTCTATTCCCAAATTCAGGCCAACCTAAAAAACAGTACTATCTCCCAAGAAGCTCGCTTTAATGTAGCCAAGACCAGTTATTACAAGGGTGATTTTGAATGGGCCGAATCACAACTAAAAATCCTGAAATCCTCAACGTCACAACTTATAGCCAATGATGCGTTAGACCTTAAATTATTGATTTCAGACAATAAATACGAAGACTCCCTTCATGTTGCCCTTAAGCTTTACGCCAAAGCCGATTTGATGGCCTTTCAAAACAAAACAGACGAAGCCATAACATTATTGGACAAAATACTTGCCGAACACAAAGGAGAAAGCATAGAAGACCAAGCCTTGTTCAAACAAGCGCAACTATTTGAAAAGAAAAAGCAATTTGAAAAAGCTGCCAACAATTACCAAGTGATCATTGCCAATTACCGCGACGACATTTTGGCAGATGATGCCTACTACTATTTAGCGGAACTCTACACCAACCAACTAGGACAACCGGAAAAGGCAAAAGAGCTTTACGAAAAAATCATTTTCAATCATGAAGACAGCATCTATTTTGTAGAAGCCAGAAAGAAATTTAGAATGCTTCGTGGAGATGCTATCAATTAATTACACCCACCTCCTTTTCCTACCAAACAATTCACAGATATCCGCTTAGAATTACAAAAATTAGGCTTATCTTATGAAAAAAGAACAAAAGCCTTTGAAGATGATAGGGAACTCCTGTTATTTGCAAAAAAATACCTAAACTATGATTATCTACAACGTCACAACACATATTGATGAGACCATACAAGAAGAATGGTTGGAATGGATAAAATCTGAACACATCCCACAGGTATTGGCCACAGGAAAATTTAAAGAAGCAAAACTAACCAGGGTTTTGGTCGAAGAGGAAAAAGGGGGCCTCACATTTTCCATTCAATATAGAGCTTTGTCCAGAAAGGCATTGGACGAATACTATGAAGTGTTTGCCATGCAGTTGCGCAATGAAGGACTCAAAAGGTTTGCCGATAAAATGCTTGCCTTTAGAACCGAATTGGAAATCATTGATGAATATTCGGTAGATTTTAGTTAATTCCTGTTCCAAGCAAAGCTCCAATTAATTCATTACACCTCCGGTAAAATACTTATAAAACAATTGCGTTTATGGCACATCAACATCAGGTAAAAGCAAAGAAACATTTAGGACAGCACTTTTTAACCGACGAGTCCATAGCCGAAAAAATTGCAGACTCCTTATCATTGCAAGGGTACAAACACGTCCTTGAGATAGGTCCAGGTATGGGAGTGCTTACCAAGTACCTCTTAAAAAAAGACATCACCACACATGTTATTGAAATTGACACGGAATCTGTTGAATACCTAAAAAGCCACTATCTCCACCTTTCAGACCGTGTTATCGAACAGGACTTTTTAAAATATGATCTTACCAAGGTTTTTGGAAATGAGCCCTTCGCCATAATTGGTAATTATCCATACAATATTTCATCGCAAATTGTGTTCAAAGCATTGAACATGCGAGACCAGATTCCTGAATTTTCGGGCATGTTCCAAAAAGAAGTAGCGCTGCGAATTTGCTCTAAAGAAGGCAGTAAAGTTTACGGCATCCTATCGGTACTTACACAAGCTTTTTACGATGCCGAATACTTATTTACTGTACCGCCCACAGTTTTCAATCCACCACCAAAAGTAGATTCTGGAGTATTGCTTCTAAAACGCAAGGAAAATTACACGCTACCTGTTGATGAAGCCCTCTTCTTTAAGGTCGTAAAAACCGCTTTCCAACAACGCAGAAAAACACTGCGCAACAGTTTAAAAACACTCATTTCTTCAGATAATTTAAAAGCAAATGTTATATTTGGCAAGCGCCCCGAACAAATCAATGTTCAAGAGTTTATCGAACTCACATCCCTAATTGAAAACCAATAACATAGATCGCGTTGTCCGAAGATAGAGAGCACATACAATTTGAACTGACAGATGAACTGATAGCACAGGTTGAGCAACTCATTGAAGACCAAAACAACAAGGAGCTGCGCAAACTATTAAAAGAGTTTCACTATGCTGATATTGCTGAAATTCTAGATGAGTTAGATCTGGAAGAGGCTATATATATCATCAAATTGCTCGATTCTGAAACCACATCCGATGTGTTGATGGAATTGGATGAGGACAATAGGGAAAAAGTTTTAAAAAACCTTTCCGCCAAGGAAATTGCCGAAGAAATTGAAGAGCTCGACACCGATGATGCCGCCGATATTCTAGCAGAACTTTCCGAAGAACGTCAGCAAGAGGTAATATCCAACATTGAAGACGAAGAGCACAAAGCAGAAATCACTGAGCTTTTAGCATATGACGAAGATACTGCCGGTGGTTTAATGGCTAAAGAGCTCGTTAAGGTCTATGCCACCTGGACCGTTGCAGGGTGTTTACGACGTATCCGTGGTCAGGCCGAAAATGTCACTAGGGTGCATTCCATTTACGTAGTGGACAAACAGGAAAAACTCATTGGCCGTCTTTCGCTTAAAGATTTGATTACCGCCAAAAGCGATCAAAAAATTGCCGACATCTACATTAAAAACGTGGATTATGTCCATGTTCAAGAAGACGTAGAAGAAGTGGCCAAAGTGATGCAAAAATACGATTTGGAGGCCATCCCAGTAGTCGATGACAACCAGATATTATTGGGACGTATTACCATTGATGACATTGTAGATGTCATCCGTGAAGAAGCCGATAAAGACTACCAGTTGGCGGCCGGTATCTCTCAAGACGTTGAAGCCGATGATACCATCTTTGAATTGACCAAAGCACGTTTACCTTGGTTGTTAATAGGTATGTTTGGAGGATTGGGAGCAGCGACCATCATTTCAGGCTTCCAAACGGCCATGGAAAAATATACCATCCTGCTATCCTTTGTTCCGCTTATTCAAGCGACAGCAGGAAACGTTGGGGTGCAATCGTCAGCCATTGTGGTACAAGGATTGGCTAATGACACCGTAAAAGGAAAAATAGTAAGACGCCTCTTCAAAGAATTCCTATTGGGCTTGGTAAATGGTGTTGGTATTGCCATGATTGTTTTGCCAATTAGCCATTTCTTTTTTGGAACCCCTTATTTGGTCTCCATTACCATTTGCGTAGCCTTGATTACCGTTATTGTAATTGCCGCGCTTGTAGGTACCTTCATCCCAATATTTCTGGATAAACGTGGTATAGATCCCGCTGTAGCGACGGGACCATTTATCACCACTAGTAATGATATTTTTGGAATCTTAATTTACTTCCTAATCGCTAAAATGATTTTAGGTTTTTAATACCCATTATGAACATCCTTCACCTCGATACCAATCACCCCTTGTTAATTGAACAACTCAATGATTTAGGATTCATTAACCATGAAGATTACTCCTCTTCAAAAACCGAGATTGAATCCAAAATTAAGGACTATGAAGGTATCGTCATAAGAAGTAGATTTACCATTGACCAGCAATTTTTAGATACTGCAACAAACTTAAAGTTCATTGGTCGTGTTGGTGCTGGATTGGAGAATATAGATTGTGATTATGCCGAGCAAAAAGGCATTTCATTAATTGCTGCACCTGAAGGCAACCGAAACGCTGTAGGTGAACAGGCCTTGGGGATGCTCCTTTCGCTATTCAACAACCTCAATAAAGCTGATGCTGAAGTGCGCCAAGGCAAATGGCTTCGCGAAGCCAATAGAGGCTTGGAACTTGACGGAAAAACCGTAGGCATTATTGGTTATGGCAACATGGGAAAAGCCTTCGCAAAAAAACTGAGAGGTTTTGAAGTAGATGTCTTGTGCTACGACATTCAAGCTGGTGTAGGCGACAACAATGCAGAACAAGTTCCTCTTGAAGTGTTCTGCAAACAAGTAGATGTGGTGAGTCTGCATACCCCACAAACACCACTCACTCTAGGCATGATTGACAAAGCATTCATTAAAAAATTCAAAAAGCCATTTTGGTTTATCAACACTGCCCGTGGCAAGAGTGTGGTAACCGAAGATTTGGTAGATGCCCTAAAAACAGGGAACATATTGGGTGCAGGTTTGGATGTTTTGGAATATGAAAAAGCTTCTTTTGAAAATCTGTTTTTAGAAGAAATGCCCGAAGCCTTTAAATACTTGATACAGGCCCAAAACGTGCTACTTACGCCTCACATTGCTGGTTGGACCATTGAAAGTAAAGAGAAGTTGGCACAAACCATTGTTGACAAAATCAAAGCTGAATTTTACTAAACCTCATTTCATTCCTCTGGTAGAATTACTACTTTTTATACTATCTTTAGTTGCATATAACACGACAGAATTCCAATATGCAATATAAAGCTACCTCTCCCGAAGACTATATCAATCAAGTACCGGAAGAACGTAAGGACATTTTAAAAGCCTTACGACAGACCATCAAAGATAACCTTCCCAAAGGATTCGAGGAAGGCATCCAATACGGTATGATAGGTTATTATGTTCCTCATAGCATATATCCCAAAGGTTATCATTGCACCCCCGAGGAACCATTGCCATTTATGAGTGTCGCTTCTCAAAAAAATTCCATCAACCTATACCATAGTGGCATTTATGCTGTCCCCGAAATTCACGAATGGTTTGTAAAAGAATATCCCAAATACAGCAAATACAAATTAGATATGGGTAAAAGCTGCATTCGGTTTAAGCGCATCAACGAAATTCCTCTCCAACTTATAGCCGAACTATGTCATAAAATGACTCCAGAAGAATGGATTTCGGTATATGAAAATGCCTTGAAGAAAAAATAATCACTCAACAATCAACATATGAAAAAAAGAGTAACAGGTATTGGCGGTTTATTTTTTAAAACCGACGATCCCAACGCCACCAAAGAATGGTATAAAAAGCACCTTGGTTTCAATACCGATGATTACGGCTGTACTTTTTGGTGGAAAGACAAAGACGGCAATGATTGCTCTACCCAATGGAGCCCTTTCCCAAAAGATACCAAGTATTATGAACCTTCCCAAAAGGGTTTTATGTTCAATTATCGGGTTGAGGATTTGGAAGCTTTGTTGAAAGTTTTAAAGGAAGAAGGTGTCACCATTGTAGGGGATATGGAAACATACGACTATGGAAAATTTGCTTGGATTTTGGATAATGAAGGCAACAAAATTGAACTTTGGGAACCTATCGATCAAGCATTCCAATAACAAAACCTCATTCTCCTTTGAAACTCAAATCACACATAATCAACAAAAACGATGGTATTTTTTTAGTACTTTTAATATTCTAACCATTAATACACAAAGCTATGTCTGATGAAAAAAGTCTAGGAGACGACCTTAACGACATGTTGGGCGACGCCAAAAAAACAGCCAAAAAAGCGGCTGGCAAAGCCGAAGAATTTGGTAAAGAAGCCCAAGGTAGTGCTAAAGAATTTGGCAAAGAAGCCGAAGAAGCTACTAGGGAATTTAGAGAAAGTGCCAAAGAAGCTTTTGAAAAAACAACAGGTTCTAACAAGAAAGTGCTCGCTGGAGTATTAGCCATTTTATTAGGCGGCTTTGGTATTCATAAATTTGTGCTAAACTACACTAAAGAAGGGCTTATACTATTGTTAACAACTGTAGTTTTATCCTTATTTAGTTTTGGATTCTTAGGCTTTTTGGTTTGGGTTTTCACGGTTATAGAAGGGATCATTTACCTTACGAAAACCGACGGAGAATTCTATAAAACCTACCAATTAGGGAAAAAACCTTGGTTTTAATTGCCTAGTAAAGTTCACAATGCTATTACCCAGCACTCTCTACGTCGTTTTGTTCAGAGAGTTTTTGCTCCAACTCAGCTTGGAACTCTTCCATAACAGGGCGTACGGTACTTTCTGGCAAGTCGGCAATTTTAATGTACATCAAGCCATCCACAGCATTGTTGAAGAGAGGATCCACGTTAAAGGCCACCAACTTGGCATTTTGCTTAATGTATTTTTTCAACAATACGGGTAAACGCAAAGCCCCTGGCTCCACTTCGTCGATAATCTTGTCGAACTTGTTCAAGTCAGCTTCGGTTTCATCAAAGACAAAATCCTTGTCCGCATCCTTTAGCTTTACCTTAAACTCCTTTTTGGGGCGTACATATTGGGCTACATAAGGATCGTAGTAATGCGATTTCATAAACTCGATCATCAAGGACTTAGAGAAATTGGAAAACTGATTACTAATACTCACGCCACCAATTAAGTATTTGTGTTCAGGGAATCGCAGTGTAGTATGTACAATGCCTTTCCACAACAGGAATAATGGCATCGGTTTTTGTTGATATTCCTTAATGATGAAAGCACGTCCCATTTCTATGGACTGGCTCATCATTTTATACAATTCCGGTTCAAAACGGAACAAATCCTGTAGATAAAATCCATCTATCCCATACTTCTCAAATATAGCCGCTCCCAAGCCCATTCGATAGGCACCAACAATCAACTGACGATCATTGTCCCAAAGAAACATGTGGTGATAATAGGTATCAAAAGTATCTAAATCGATGGCCTCGTTGGTTCCCTCACCTACTTCCCTAAAGGTTATTTCACGCAGTCTTCCTATTTCACGCAAACTATTGGGAATGGCATTGGCAGGAGCTAAAAACACCTCATAATTCTTACTCTGCAGTAACCTCATGTCATTTTCACGCAAGGCATCTACTTCCGCAACCATAATGTCCCGAGCTATTGGCGTTACAATGCGTTTAGGTGGTTTGGTTGCTTTTAACGTTGTAGAAAAATTGCTAAGAAACTTCCCTTTTTCATCAAATGAATTTGAGAGTATATAGGTCTTTCTTCTCAGAAATTCCGAATAGCTTTCCAGAGTCAAGTGCTCCTTTTGCTCACTAACAGGAATAGGTCGACCAATTCTAACCTTAATCACCCGACGTTTTTGCGTCAACAGCTCTGATGGCAGTTTTGCAGTCCTAAACGTATCGTTGATTTTAGACAGTTCGTAAAACAACTTACTGTTTTTGGCATGAAAATAAATTGGAACTACGGGAACCTCTGCTTTTTTAACCAATTTCATAGCAGCCGCTTCCCATGGTTTATCTACCACCAGTTTACCGTCTCTATAGGTAGATACTTCTCCAGCCGGGAAAATCCCGAGAGGATGCCCATCCTTTAAATGTTTGATAGCTGTTTTAAATCCTGCCAAACTTGACTTTACATCCTTACGATCTTCAAAAGGATTTACCGGTAAAATATAGTTTTTAAGGGGTTCTATTCTATGTAAAAGGAAATTGGCGATGATCTTAAAATCCTGACGTTGCTCCAACATCAACTTCAACAACAAGATCCCATCTATTCCGCCTAAGGGGTGATTGGATACCGTGATATAGGCCCCATCCTTGGGCAAACGCTTTAAATCTTCCTCTGGAATTTCAAATTTAATCTGAAATTCCTCAAGAATTCTATCCAAAAATTCAAGTTCACTAAAGTGCTTATTTCGATTGTAAATTTTATTCAACTTGGAGATTTTGAGCATCTTCATCAATACCCAACCCGAAAAAGTCCCTACAAATCCGTACTTGTCCATTTGTATGGCCTTGGCTACTTCCTTAGCACTTACCAAACCAGAATTTTGTTGTTTAGTCATAATGACAAATGTACTAAATAGTTCAATTGGTTACCATCTGCACCGTATCTTGGGTTAATTGTTTCAAGAGCAGTGTTTTGCCCTCCTCCAAGGCCTTGATTGCCGCATCATTATAGTGCCTAACCGTGTACAAAGAGACGTTTTTATGGCAAGTAACCTTAAAATTCGCCTTCAAATCCTGTAACAGCTTGTCCAAATTGTCATATAAATTATCCACGCAAACGGAAAAGCTGATAGCAGAGTTTTGAATAACGTCTACCTTCATTTTGTAAGTATGTAACAAGTTGAAAATGGCGCTGATATTGTCTTCTACGATGTATGAAAAATCTAATGAAGACAGGGAGATCAACACTTGATTTTTCTTTACTATAAAGCATGGTACCTTTGGCTCAATATCGACACCCTTGCAAACTGTGGTCCCTTGCTCTTTTGGATTCAAAAAAGATTTTACTTTTAGCGGGATTTCCTTTCGTTGCAAAGGTTGTAACGTTTTGGGATGAATTACCGAAGCCCCATAAAAAGCCAATTCTATCGCTTCACTATAGGAAATCCTATTTAATAATTGTGCGTGTTCAAAATATCTAGGATCGGCATTTAAAACCCCTGCCACATCTTTCCAAATGGTAACACTTTCAGCATTTAAACAGTAGGCAAAAATAGCAGCCGTATAATCGCTCCCTTCACGCCCCAAAGTAGTGGTAAAATTATTGGCATCGCTACCTAAAAACCCTTGCGTAATATTTAAAACATCTGGCTTTACTTGCTTAGTAATATTGGTTTGAGTGTCTTCCCAATTTACATTTGCCTTACGATAGTAATTATCTGTTTTGATACAGTTTCGAACATCCAACCAGGTATTTGCCAAACCAATAGTAATGAGATATTCACTAACAATGGTTGTGGACACCAACTCCCCATAACAAATGGATTGATCATACACATAGTTATAATCTGGTGACTTGTTCCTATCGAAAAACTCTGAAAGTTCATTAAATAGCAATGTTACCTTTTGAAAAACAGGATGCTGTTCTTGCTCAAATAGCTCCAGTAAAATTTCATTATGATATTTTTTAACCTCTTGAAGAGAGGATTGCAATTCTGTTGGTTTATGAAAGTAATTGTGTACCACAGTCTCTAAAGCATTGGTAGTTTTGCCCATAGCGGACACCACAATCAAAGTATTTTCAACACCAACCTGCTGCAACACCGACACAAGATTTTTAACACCTTTAGCATCTTTAACCGATGCACCTCCAAACTTAAATATCTGCATCCTACAATCTTGAAATATAATTTGCTATTCCTTGTTCATCCAAATGCACCACATCCCAATCGCGTTTTACATCGGCACCTTTGCTCTCATAAAAGTCTATGGCAGGTGTATTCCAATCCAACACTTCCCAACAAATCCGTTTTACTCCCAAGTCATTACCATACTTAATAACTTCATCCAAAAGTTTGGTTCCCAATCCATGCCCACGCATGCTTTGTCTCACAATAAGGTCTTCTAGATGCAGCACGACACCTTTCCACGTAGAAAAACGTGTGTATACCAAGGCAATCCCTTCTACAGCGCCATCAACTTCGGCCACAAAACAATGAAAATTGGGGTTAGTACCAAACCCTTTATGTTCCAATTCTTCTACGGTAACTTCCACAGCATCGGGTTCTTTCTCAAAAACTGCCAATTCATGAATGAGCTCAAGAACCTTGGGCATATCTGATTTAACGGCTTCTCTAATTGTACAATTCATAATATTCGATATCTAAATTCAAATATAATTTAAAGTTAAGGATATGCTGGGACAAATTGTCCACGAAAACGTTGTAGTTGCGTAAAATTCTACGATATTTGCACAAACAAAAGGATCAACTTTCATGTCTCACAAACATCAAACTCTTGGAGAGTTTATCATAGAAAATCAAGCCGCATTTAAATATTCATCAGGAGAGCTATCAAGACTTATCAATTCCATCCGATTGGCCGCCAAAGTTGTTAACCACGAGGTAAACAAAGCAGGACTGGTAGATATTATTGGCGCTGCAGGCGAAACCAACATTCAAGGAGAAGACCAACAAAAACTGGATGTTTTAGCCAACGAAAAGTTTATACAAACACTTACCAACCGTAATATTGTTTGTGGTATTGCCAGTGAAGAAGAAGACGATTTCATCTCCATCAACTCACAGGACGAAAACAACCAAAACAAATACGTTGTGCTTATAGACCCTTTGGACGGATCGTCCAATATTGATGTAAACGTGTCTGTAGGAACCATTTTTTCGGTTTACAGACGTGTAACACCAGTTGGCACACCAGTAACCATTGAGGATTTTCTTCAGAAAGGAAATCAACAAGTTGCAGCTGGTTATGTGGTTTATGGTACTTCTACCATGCTCGTTTATACAACGGGAGCAGGAGTAAACGGATTCACTTTAAACCCAGCTATTGGCACCTTCTACCTCTCTCATCCAAATATGCAATTTCCATTGGATGGAAACATCTATTCGGTAAACGAAGGGAATTATATCCACTTCCCTCAAGGCATCAAGGATTATATAAAATATTGCCAGAAGGAAGAGGGAGACAGACCTTACACTTCTAGGTATATAGGATCATTGGTATCCGATTTCCATAGAAACATGATTAAAGGCGGTATTTATATGTATCCTAAATGCTCACCTAAAACCAATGGAAAGTTGCGTTTGCTATATGAATGTAACCCTATGGCATTTTTAGCAGAACAAGCCAACGGCAAGGCCAGTGATGGTTATACCAGAATAATGGACATACAACCTACCGAATTGCACGAACGTGTTCCATTTATTTGCGGCAGTAGGAACATGGTAGAAAAAGCAGAAGAATTTATTCAACTAGCCGACCCTAAATAAAAAAAGCGAACCAAATTGGTTCGCTTTTCTTTTTGATATGTTGAAGCAATTATTTGTTCATTGCTTTCATTTCATCCTTAAAGATTTCAATATCTACACCTTCCTTTACCAAATGTAAAGCTTTATCTGTGATGTATTTGGCATTGTCCGGTCTAAAACCAAGACCTACACAAAATTTCTCTAACATGTTCACTTGGTCATCAGATTGGATATGGTCAACCCACACCATTCTAGCCAAATCAAACAAACGCTCCAAACGTAATTCATAAGAAGTTGGAGGATTAATTGGATGTGTTTTATAGTCCTTTAGTATTGTAGCATATTCATGGTCATCAATACCTAAGTTTCTTGCCAATCTATCTAAAAACGCACGTTCTTCTTCATTAATAATTCCGTCACTCATAGCAACCCTTACAATCGCTGCAAAATGATCTTCATTACGTTTTTTAAATCCACTGTCAAATAAATCTGAAATCGACATATATTCTCTTTTTTAAAAGTCGTGCAAATATAGTTAAACTTGTAGGCTTTTAAAACATAATTTTTGCTTTTTTGAAAGCTCACATCCAAAGCACTTCACTACAACCAATAAACCACTCAAAACACTATAAAACAACCAAATAAAAACACTCCAAACCAATAAAAAACAACAACTCAAAAAGACCTAGCAATCCTTAACAGCAAAATTCACCCACCCATTTTGCCATCCTTTTTGGAATAAAACCAACATATAAAAGACAACATTTTCAAAACATATAGCCTTTTGAAGCCTAAAGCATAATTCAAATCTAAACTTTATATTTGCATAAAATATTCTGCCTTGAGTAAAACTGTTCTCTCGCAAACCTATGCACAGATGTTGCAAACGCAAAATCTGCAGACTGCTATTGCCAAAAATCAACAAACAGACGCCTTAAACACCTCTCCCAAAACACACGTGAAGGGATTAGTAGGCTCGTCTTTTTCTTTTGTAGTTGCTGAAACCTTTCAGCAAACAGACCAACCCTTTTTATTGGTTTTTAACGACAAGGAAGAAGCTGCCTTTTACCTCAACGATTTAGAATTATTATTGGGAGACAAGGATGTACTGTTCTATCCTGGTAGCTATAGACGCCCTTACCAAATCGAAGAAACAGACAATGCCAATGTATTGTTGAGAGCAGAGGTTTTAAACCGAATCAATTCCAGAAAAAAACCTGCCGTAATTGTCACCTATCCAGATGCCCTCTTTGAAAAGGTAGTAACTAGGAAAGAACTAGAGAAAAACACGCTTAAAATTTCGGTGAACGATAAACTTTCCATCGATTTTGTAAACGAGGTGCTATTTGAGTACAAATTTAAACGTGTAGATTTTGTAACCGAGCCGGGAGAATTTTCGGTGAGAGGAGGAATTGTGGACGTCTTTTCATTTTCGCATGATGAACCTTATCGCATTGAGTTTTTTGGTGATGAAGTAGACAGTATAAGGACCTTTGATGTCGAGAGCCAACTATCGACAGAACAGATCAAGAAAATAACCATAATCCCTAACGTTGCCAACAAACTCCTTGAAGAAAGCCGTCAGAGTTTTTTCAACTATATCTCTAAGAAATCGGTCGTTTTTATCAAAAATGCCGACATGCTTTTTGGCCGTATTGATGAGTTTTTTAAAAAGGCGGAAGAGGCCTTTGAAAAATTAGGTACAGAAATAAAGCATGCCACACCTGAAGAATTGTTTTGCCATTCACAACTGTTTAAAAAGCAACTTTTAGACTTTTCAATTGTTGAATTTGGAGCGTCTTCATTCTTCACTGCAGGATCTGCTAACAAAGAAGTGGTTTACAATACCACCCCTCAGCCGTCTTTCAACAAACAATTTGAATTATTAATAGACGATTTAAACAATAACCATAATAAAGGTTACACCAATTATATTGCCTGTGTAAGTGAGCAACAGGCCAAACGTTTCCATGATATTTTTGACGACATGGATCAAGAGGTACATTACGAAACCATTGTACTTTCCTTATATCAAGGGTTTGTAGATCACGACAACAAAATCACCTGCTATACCGACCATCAAATTTTTGAGCGCTATCATAAATTCCAACTTAAAAATGGCTACGCCAAAAAGCAGGCCATTACCCTTAAGGAACTTACCAATTTGGATATTGGCGACTATGTCACCCACATTGACCATGGCATTGGAAAATTTGGGGGGCTTCAAAAAATTGAAGTTGAAGGCAAAAAACAGGAAGCCATCAAGCTCATTTATGGCGAGCGTGATGTTCTGTACCTTAGCATTCATTCCCTACATAAAATTACCAAGTTTAACGGCAAGGACGGGAAACCTCCAAAAGTATACAAGCTAGGAAGCAAGGCTTGGAAAACCCTCAAACAAAAAACAAAGTCTAGGGTTAAGGAAATAGCCTTTAATTTAATTCAACTTTATGCCAAGCGAAAACTAGAAAAAGGATTTCAATACAATCCAGACAGTTATCTACAGCATGAGCTGGAGGCCTCTTTCCTCTACGAAGATACTCCAGATCAAAGTACCGCTACGGCCGATATTAAATCCGATATGGAAAGTGAGCGCCCAATGGACCGCTTGGTTTGTGGGGATGTTGGTTTTGGAAAAACCGAGGTGGCCATCCGGGCCGCTTTTAAAGCTGTTGACAATGGAAAACAGGTGGCCGTTTTGGTACCAACCACTATTTTGGCTTACCAACACTACCGTACTTTTCGGGAACGATTAAAGGATTTCCCTGTTACGGTTGATTATGTTAACCGTTTTAGAACAACCAAAGAAAAACGCACAACTTTGGAGAGTTTAGCCAGTGGCGGTGTTGATATCATTATTGGGACACATCAATTGGCTAACAAAACGGTGAAGTTTAAAAATCTTGG
Coding sequences within it:
- a CDS encoding 2-hydroxyacid dehydrogenase translates to MNILHLDTNHPLLIEQLNDLGFINHEDYSSSKTEIESKIKDYEGIVIRSRFTIDQQFLDTATNLKFIGRVGAGLENIDCDYAEQKGISLIAAPEGNRNAVGEQALGMLLSLFNNLNKADAEVRQGKWLREANRGLELDGKTVGIIGYGNMGKAFAKKLRGFEVDVLCYDIQAGVGDNNAEQVPLEVFCKQVDVVSLHTPQTPLTLGMIDKAFIKKFKKPFWFINTARGKSVVTEDLVDALKTGNILGAGLDVLEYEKASFENLFLEEMPEAFKYLIQAQNVLLTPHIAGWTIESKEKLAQTIVDKIKAEFY
- a CDS encoding DUF4286 family protein, whose product is MIIYNVTTHIDETIQEEWLEWIKSEHIPQVLATGKFKEAKLTRVLVEEEKGGLTFSIQYRALSRKALDEYYEVFAMQLRNEGLKRFADKMLAFRTELEIIDEYSVDFS
- a CDS encoding VOC family protein produces the protein MKKRVTGIGGLFFKTDDPNATKEWYKKHLGFNTDDYGCTFWWKDKDGNDCSTQWSPFPKDTKYYEPSQKGFMFNYRVEDLEALLKVLKEEGVTIVGDMETYDYGKFAWILDNEGNKIELWEPIDQAFQ
- the mgtE gene encoding magnesium transporter, whose amino-acid sequence is MSEDREHIQFELTDELIAQVEQLIEDQNNKELRKLLKEFHYADIAEILDELDLEEAIYIIKLLDSETTSDVLMELDEDNREKVLKNLSAKEIAEEIEELDTDDAADILAELSEERQQEVISNIEDEEHKAEITELLAYDEDTAGGLMAKELVKVYATWTVAGCLRRIRGQAENVTRVHSIYVVDKQEKLIGRLSLKDLITAKSDQKIADIYIKNVDYVHVQEDVEEVAKVMQKYDLEAIPVVDDNQILLGRITIDDIVDVIREEADKDYQLAAGISQDVEADDTIFELTKARLPWLLIGMFGGLGAATIISGFQTAMEKYTILLSFVPLIQATAGNVGVQSSAIVVQGLANDTVKGKIVRRLFKEFLLGLVNGVGIAMIVLPISHFFFGTPYLVSITICVALITVIVIAALVGTFIPIFLDKRGIDPAVATGPFITTSNDIFGILIYFLIAKMILGF
- a CDS encoding DUF1801 domain-containing protein; translated protein: MQYKATSPEDYINQVPEERKDILKALRQTIKDNLPKGFEEGIQYGMIGYYVPHSIYPKGYHCTPEEPLPFMSVASQKNSINLYHSGIYAVPEIHEWFVKEYPKYSKYKLDMGKSCIRFKRINEIPLQLIAELCHKMTPEEWISVYENALKKK
- the rsmA gene encoding 16S rRNA (adenine(1518)-N(6)/adenine(1519)-N(6))-dimethyltransferase RsmA translates to MAHQHQVKAKKHLGQHFLTDESIAEKIADSLSLQGYKHVLEIGPGMGVLTKYLLKKDITTHVIEIDTESVEYLKSHYLHLSDRVIEQDFLKYDLTKVFGNEPFAIIGNYPYNISSQIVFKALNMRDQIPEFSGMFQKEVALRICSKEGSKVYGILSVLTQAFYDAEYLFTVPPTVFNPPPKVDSGVLLLKRKENYTLPVDEALFFKVVKTAFQQRRKTLRNSLKTLISSDNLKANVIFGKRPEQINVQEFIELTSLIENQ
- a CDS encoding tetratricopeptide repeat protein; amino-acid sequence: MKKIVLLVITLWSTLVLSQSEQLADNYFKQGDFEKALIIYQQLDQAKPGSTKYLYKIVETYQQLEQYDKAGQMLSDRISKSSFPTLLIEMGYNYQLQDSLTLADQYYDEAIQKIEERPIYVSSIARKFEEHSLLDKAIIVYKRGIQLNPDHNYNIQLARIYGEQGNVEQMFSNYIDYIEDKPEFINNAKRAFSDFVSENKDNENNVHLKKLLLKKIQTNPEVYWYELLSWLYVQEKDYSKSFTQEKALYKRNPESLDRIMELALVAMNEKDYEIATDIFEYTLQNSQDISSILKAHQFLLEIQTINATPKDYKNIDEQYQAIFGEYGIYEQTVPLQIAYGNFLAFYKHDPETASKFLKKSLQLELSDFQEATVKLKLADILVYQEKFNEALIFYSQIQANLKNSTISQEARFNVAKTSYYKGDFEWAESQLKILKSSTSQLIANDALDLKLLISDNKYEDSLHVALKLYAKADLMAFQNKTDEAITLLDKILAEHKGESIEDQALFKQAQLFEKKKQFEKAANNYQVIIANYRDDILADDAYYYLAELYTNQLGQPEKAKELYEKIIFNHEDSIYFVEARKKFRMLRGDAIN